In Cyclopterus lumpus isolate fCycLum1 chromosome 5, fCycLum1.pri, whole genome shotgun sequence, the genomic stretch TTGACTACCTCAGGCAGCTAAAGCCTTATTTAGCCAGAGCTGacctttattctattattttctATAAAGAACGAAGACTGAACGTTGTCCACCGTTGTATGCAGTGGAATCACATTAGGAGGGGACCTTTTCAGGgccagaatgaatgaatgaagattTACAATAGCCAATAACATTCAATGTTCCTATGGGCAAATATAATTGGTCTCAAAACCCTTTCATGTTGTCATCAAATGAAACCATGCAAAGGGTCAGTTCTAAGACAAACCCAATTTATTTACAGCAAAAGAGCATTATACACACAGTTTTATATTACAACCCATGATTTTCTCTTATATAAATATCTGTGTTGTCAATATACTACAATTTCTAACTTCGATACAATACCTTAAAAAACATCCATATTTGATAGCATTTCATTGTCAATATTCACAACAGTGAGAGTGAGGAATTTTAGATAAATATACTGAGGATTTGGGATTGGTCCAATGACTGTTTAGCATTAGTGCATGTGCTGCTGAAGCAGTGACGGCAGCTCCTCCAAGGAGCTGAGCCGATGCTCTTGAGGAACGTCAGGTTGTTTATGCTTGTTGTGTCTGTCTAAAAGGAACCCGTGTATGCCCACAGACCTAGAGGCGAGGTAATCATTCACATAGTGGTCCCCAATATGAGCTACATTAGCAGCTACTACTCCACATTTCTGCAGTGCCTGATCAAAGATGGCTGGACTCGGCTTTGCTATACCTGCGTCCTCTGATGTAATCAGAAACCTGAAGTGAGACAGCAGGCCACAGACGCGTAAAATCTCTTCTAGGCGGCTGTCAAAGTTTGATACCACACCCAGCTTCAGTCCTAGAGAAGTACATCTCTCCAGGGTCTTCTTTGAGTCTGGAAATACCTAAAACAAAGCGACAAACAATTGTAAGTTTACATTTTCTGTGCTTCTTCATTCACTGCTGTAAACATTGATACAAAAAGCAAAAATTGGTAgtaatgcacaaaaaaaaaaagctttacaaaaagacattttaaacaacCAAAGAATCGTTTGACAATTACTGTAATCGTAAATAAGTTGTTAGTTTCAAAAGTAACTacttattattcattcattattatttattttatgtgtatgtCACATGTAATCTGCAATTTACCTCCCAATTCTCTGCATTGCAGAAGTTATGATAAAGGTTGTTAGCCATTGTATTTAGCAGAGCTGGGTCCGTTACCCTGCACTGGCAGAAAGTGTCCCGCACCACCTTCATCCACCAAGAGCGTCCATCCAGGCCCTGAGTGATGCCATAGTTTGGGTATCTGCTGGAATGATGTTGATATGCCTGACGGAAAGCAGCGTCAACCTCCACAGGGCTGAGGTTCAAGCCCACTCGTTCAGCCTCCTTGCAATACTGCTCTCCCACAGATGCACGCACCTTCAGCAGGGTGTCTTTCACATCCCATATCACCCAGCGCAGAGTAGCTCGCATTACACCTGGATAGGTGACACCACAGACTTGATGAGTGTCAAAGCAAAACAATCTAATCAAATGAATCCTCACCAGGTTGTTTCTATGGAAGGGACTCAGATAAAAGCCTGTGTGTACAATTGTTGATTAGTCACTATATAGTGCACTCGGTAattgtaattttaaatgttgtccaACTTTCTAGTGTCAATTAAATTCTACATAGCGAAGTCAAACTATCCCAATGTAAACAAGTATTGTACAAGAGGCCTTTTTCAAAGCAGACAGTGTGACTTATTATTGGAGGAAAATCACAGCCTTAAGTACCAATACAAATTATAAAAGGTGTAAATTGTCCTTCCATGaaaaaaggtgctatataaatcaGGTAGATTAAAGTGATACTGAATAAAATTGTCCAACTGTAAGCTTAATAATATGACTGTACTATGATGAAACATCAATGCTGGCGGTAACATTGACATTTCGAACCAAATTCATAGAATAAATCTGCATTTCATGGGTTATTATGGCTCAACACTCCATCTGCTGTTTTAAATTACTTGGATTTATCTACgtcataaaatgtattataaaaagGTCAGGAGATGTCACTGAGAATCTCCAGCCTCAGACATCCACATTCTTTTCCCGATTTACCAGTGGGTGAGTTAGGCTCAGACCTGGAGTTACACATTAACGctaagtgaaaacacctgcgtGCATGGAACATTCATTTTTAGTGGTTTTAAGGATGGCTGTTTAACCCAGATGTTCTAGTAATATTAGTCTGACGGTAAACCAACACCCTGAAAATGAAACAACTGCATGTAATTCAGCCaccataattattatttacacctgtgcttttttaCTACAGCTCTTTATGACCCTGTTCTGACGAGAATAAAAAATATCGCACCTGACAAACGTTACGTATCATGTCCATGTATCGTTAACTTTACTAGCTAACATTACATTCGTTACGTTAGACATTGTAGCTACTTTGTTGGCAGAGAAAGCTTTCAGAAAGGTAACatcacacaagcaaacacactaCGAAGGCGTTGAGGGTTATTACGTAGCGTTAAAGTTACCGAAGTCAAATCTTCAGAACTGCCAATGGTTGCGCCGTAAACAAGCTTCCTAGCTAGCACTGCGGTcaagttagctagctagcctgTTCCTGTTGCTGTCGTCTTCTTTTTACGGCAGCTGTTAACATCGTCTGCAGAGGGATGGAGCTTTAGCTCTTTCAGTGTCCATTCCCCAGTTTATTCTACTATCAACCCTCCCCACAATTAGTCAATTAACTTCTTCCTTTCCTATTTCCAACCAAACACATAATGCCGCTAATTGTTATCCcggtgtttgttttaatgagcatgttatgcagtagtagtagcattgCCTTTATACATCCAGTCCAGCAGGCGGCAGTATCTTTAAAAAGTAGTCATCAAAACGTAAATCTACGCATGCGCGGAGGTTACCATGCATGCTGTTAAGTGGAGCAAAAGCAACCGAAAACAAACTCCTACCCCTGAGAAGTATCAAGTGAAGTAACCTCACTAAACTTATATTAGTACACTTGTTCAATAAAAAAGGGCGACCTAATGTCATTAACGTAATGGCAACTCCAGCTATTCGGATGTTTCGGAGGTTAGAGGgtcttttttgtgtgtacaaGCCCTCTGGTGTCCACTGGAAACTCGTTCGGGATAGCATTGAGATAAATCTTCTTAAAGGTGAGGACAACGCATATTTAAACCGTATCCTGTGGTCCATCAAGCACTTGCAATGACATGTATTGTTCTGCTGTTAGGCATGGTAGTGCACATTAACATTTGACTACAAGACACTCAGCATTATCTTTAACCTTGGACTCTGTAAGTCACTGTATCCTGACCTCTGTTTTTGTCCTTGTAGGTTTAAATGCTACACCGCTCCAGCCACTTCCTCAGGGGGTGCGCTTCTTGGCGCACAGAGGCAGTGAGACTGAAGCACCCAAGGGACTCACACTGTCTGCAGCCTCTGTGCCAGTACTGTCCAAGCATCCTCTGGGTATGTGTGTCAACTTCTCCGCATTCTAGTTTCATCTCCTGGGTCAACTGCTTATTGTCCAAACACATCACCACACACGTCTTCTGTCTGCCCTCAGGACTAaaaacattattgttattacagtGCTAAAAAAATCCACTCATACATACAACGTATACCATGTGTAGTTTATTGACTCGCTCAAGTAATGTAATTTCAATTTGATTTTAGTAAAAAATCATGAATTGGTTAATATTATCGTGTCTGGTGAGCCAACGTCACTGCCATTATTACAATGCAGACATACAGGAATATATTCATAATTGAAGTCAATTCATTACAAGGCCATAATGCACCTGTTTTAGTAGCCAAACAAAATGAACACCCCCTACTCCTAAATTGAGGACAACATTTTTGTTCAACTGTTAACAAGGGTCGGCTGCAGCCTATCATCAACTCTGCTGAGAgagtgattggctgcaatctgcagTCCCTTCAGGACTTGTTTGCTTCAAAGACCCTGAAGCGAGCAAGAAAGATTGTAGCCGACcactctcaccctgggcaaaaacagtttgagtcccttccatcaggaccaagacctcacgccacacaaAAAGTTTCTTTACCGTCGGCAGTCGgtctcatgaacagagcccagGTCCCCCACTGATTGACTGATCACTTAATTCTTCACATCACTTAACTCTTCACTTTAAAAATACTTCCACTGGTTAAAGTACTGCTACCTtcctgtctgtgcactttattttatatttatattcttaattctcgcactgtgttgttattgtctattgttgcaccactcgccatgacaaattccttgtatgtgaaaacatacgtggcaataaaaggttctgattcaaTACTAGTTGAGGGAGGGGCTAAGttgaatttaaatatttttttatcaagGAAATGAACTGTTTGTTGTTTCTCAAGCATGTTGCACATTAGTTACTGttgtaaaaatgaaatgtcacatCTGTGCACATTGACTGTATATCagtgaataaaatgtgtttcctctgtTTGTTTTAGTGACTGGACCTGAATTCCAGAATATTCGAGTTGGAGTAGGACATCGCCTGGATGCATTCTCTTCTGGTGTTCTGGGTAGGATTTTACAGCTGATCACAAGAGAAAACAAGTTTATTTTCAGACCGTCTTGTATTTAATTGACAAAGTCTTTCACACCGTTTTTTAAACTTTAGTTCTTGCTGTCGGGAATGGAAACAAGGCTCTGAATGATCTCTACAGAACACGAGTCACAAGGGTAATTTAACATTTCTGCTGGTTTTACATCAGATGCAATGCAAATACAATATGCACTAGTTTAATGCTGTTTGAGATGTTCCAGGAATACACTTTGGAGGGTGAATTTGGGACTGCAACAGATGATTTCTCTCACAAAGGCAGAGTTATTGAAAGATCCACTTATGGTATGATAGCTTACTTTTTTCCTGTATGTTTCAGTTGATTCTGTTTATAAAACATAGTTTTAGATCTTTACAATTGagaaaaagtattttatctAAAGCAACGCAATGACTTTACCTGAAATAATTGTTTCAGTTGGCTCACTACTGATATTCAATAATATTGTGTCATCGCCATTCACTCTGTTATATTGTTTCTGTAAAtaattgcattatttatttatttatttattttcagttggTGTATATCTAACATACAAGTATTTTCTACATTTCCATCTTTTAAATGGATGACACTTCATTGATCAGAGGCTAAACACAGCTTAAGCTCACTTTATCAGTTGAAGTTGCTTTTACTGTTTCTCACCcttaaatgttgttgtgttttaatagGTCACATCACACAGGATAAGCTGGACAGAGTGTTAGCGATGCTGGAGGGAGTCAATCAAAAGGCCTTGTTAATGTAACTAaacttaatatttttttacatttccataaacatacattttatgaAATAGATCTTTTGCTCTTAAATTCCTTCTTATTAGACTGTTTTTCTCTGTGCGTTACTTTTGAATCAGACCCCAAGCTCAGTCCATAAAGTTCTTTCAGCAGAGCCACAGTAAAGTgcttaattattatttgtgtgtgtatatatacaggtaGATGACtgtagatgtttgtttttttatcaaggTATTCCAATGTCGACATGCGCTCACAGGAAGCCTATGAGATGGCTGTGCACGGTTTACTGGGTCCAGACGGGAAATCACAGCCTATTCTGACAGGCTTGCGTTGCGTTCACTTCCAGCCCCCCAACTTCACTTTAGGTAAATAATCTTCAATTGAATACACTGGAAATCTCATTTTGGAAATTTGAAATCTGAAAATGATCAGGGCTACTtactgatttttttctttttcttctttctgttcttACAGAGGTGCAGTGTTTAAATGAAACTCAGAAATATTTGCGCAAATTTGTGCATGAGATAGGACTCGAACTGCGCAGCACAGCAGCGTGTAAAGGAGTTAGACGGACCCGAGACGGACCCTTCACCCTGCAGAATGCTCTGATCCATCACCAGTGGACTGCTTCTGATGTTGTACAGGCCATCGGACAATAccactctaaaaaaaaagatcctcaCACACAGATCAAGAACCCAGCTTTTCAACCAACAGAAGGCAGTACGACGACCACAAAGCAGCAGTAGGTTGAATTAAATAGCGTGTTGCTGTGAGGAACAGTTAATACACAGAACGGCTCTACGGTGGCTCTTAAGAGCCTGATCTTCAGTTGGAAAAGAGATGTGAAAGAGCACAGATCCTGGTTCCTAAGACAGAAAGGTATCACGTCTCCACTCACAAAGACACTTCCTGCATCTCATATATGAATATTCCTTTGTTATGCAGGTTCAATGTTACAATGTTGTGCATGTAATATTAACTTAATCCCCAAATAAtttcactgtttgtttttgatgaaataaaaggaaatgtgaccaacatttaaataaaatctattTGTGCTACCATTTGATAATTTGAGCTTGTCAATGTCTATAGACAGGATATTACACTGTGAATTAGTACAAAGTGGCTTTTTTATGACAAGTAATGCACTCTTGAATGTCTGTAGATGACACGGTGCACAAATTTTATCAGCATAAAAGTTGTCTCTTTAAAACTACAGTAAAATCCAACATAACCAGCCCAACAGCTTTACCACTGGTAACTTCCACCATGCATTGTCTTAACCCATTTTAAAAGATTTTTAGTAACAATGCATTTTACATGTCTAATTTTCCCATAACCTTTAGGTTTGTTTCCTGGAAAGAACTTAAACTGAAATGGGATATTATTTATGGGGAAAATAGGACATTCCTTGAAAATGGTAAAGATGAATAAATTCATAGTTATTGGAAACACTTcctttttttcatgtgtgttCCCATATCATTGATAACTTCACATGTTTTCTAATGTTGAACaaagttacaatgtttacatgtTCCAGTAGAAGTGGAATTATCTGAATAACTCACGGCAACAAGATACATTCTTCTGGTGGGTAAATGGAGCCTACCACTAATATTGGATTTGGTGTAATTGTCTGTGTCCTTCGATGAGGTTGGAAGATGCTCTCAGCAATTCTGTTTCCTACAAAAGCTCTTTTGGGATGTTATGAGGTTATTGTGACGCCATTGTTGTCATGCTCTTCATACCATTGTAAGACTTGTGTCTGGGAACACTGTTGTCTTTGTCTGGAAACCTTCAACTTTCACAAggacacaaatgaaaaaaaaaaaatcctgtaaagtaaaaagatgcagaaaagctggttcacgcgtttgttacttccagactagattactgcaactccttattatcaggctgctctaataagtcacttaaatccctccagttgatccagaatgctgcagctcgtgtactcacaaaaactaagaaaagagatcacatgactcctgtattagctgctctgcactggctccctgtaaaatcaagaatcacatttaaaattattctcctcacctacaaagccttgattggtgatgcaccatcatatttgtaatttgtgatattgggctatacaaaataaactgaattgaattgaatttaaatgaacTTTGTAAGCACCCAGACATCATTCTGGAGGTTTATTAAGCATGACATTAAAACAGTTTGATAAAAGGCATTAAGTCATAggtaaatacacaaacataataCAACAGCATTAAATGCAACTACCTCAGTCCGAACAAGATGACTGCAAACATTGACTGAAAGCAAACATTTCAAATTGCACCAGTTAGAAGGGAAATCAGTCCAACAAGATAAAACACAGTGCAAAATTATTCATGATGTAATAACTATTTGTTGGATCACTCAACATCTGTTCATTGACCAGCCTCTAAAGAGAGCCTGCACCAGCAATCCAATATAGTATACACATCAAAACATATCAAGCTCATCTGTAAATGctccatttaatatattttatggCACTCCAGTAATATTTTAAATTCTACTATGAATCAGTGATTCCCTGACATCAACAATGTACCCtcattgaaatatttttttatccaGGTACCTCCTGACCAGTGAAACACATTTTGGGTGAAAAACAAGGGGAACAAAGCATTTGTTTCAATAGTGGAAAGTTTACAGCCATTTACATTGTTATATTGAATATAAAAGTTGGTTTATTAAACTTAAATTGACATTATTTAATTACAGTATACTTATttgaagaatatatatatatatatatatatatatattcgtaattaacatttaaaaaatacatttgacccTGCAGTTCCCATAGTACTCCGGTACCCCATTTGAAAACTCTAAATCAAGAATGTACTTGTACCGCTTAGTAGAAAT encodes the following:
- the hdhd3 gene encoding haloacid dehalogenase-like hydrolase domain-containing protein 3 isoform X2, whose protein sequence is MRATLRWVIWDVKDTLLKVRASVGEQYCKEAERVGLNLSPVEVDAAFRQAYQHHSSRYPNYGITQGLDGRSWWMKVVRDTFCQCRVFPDSKKTLERCTSLGLKLGVVSNFDSRLEEILRVCGLLSHFRFLITSEDAGIAKPSPAIFDQALQKCGVVAANVAHIGDHYVNDYLASRSVGIHGFLLDRHNKHKQPDVPQEHRLSSLEELPSLLQQHMH
- the hdhd3 gene encoding haloacid dehalogenase-like hydrolase domain-containing protein 3 isoform X1, whose product is MRATLRWVIWDVKDTLLKVRASVGEQYCKEAERVGLNLSPVEVDAAFRQAYQHHSSRYPNYGITQGLDGRSWWMKVVRDTFCQCRVTDPALLNTMANNLYHNFCNAENWEVFPDSKKTLERCTSLGLKLGVVSNFDSRLEEILRVCGLLSHFRFLITSEDAGIAKPSPAIFDQALQKCGVVAANVAHIGDHYVNDYLASRSVGIHGFLLDRHNKHKQPDVPQEHRLSSLEELPSLLQQHMH
- the trub2 gene encoding mitochondrial mRNA pseudouridine synthase TRUB2, which codes for MATPAIRMFRRLEGLFCVYKPSGVHWKLVRDSIEINLLKGLNATPLQPLPQGVRFLAHRGSETEAPKGLTLSAASVPVLSKHPLVTGPEFQNIRVGVGHRLDAFSSGVLVLAVGNGNKALNDLYRTRVTREYTLEGEFGTATDDFSHKGRVIERSTYGHITQDKLDRVLAMLEGVNQKALLMYSNVDMRSQEAYEMAVHGLLGPDGKSQPILTGLRCVHFQPPNFTLEVQCLNETQKYLRKFVHEIGLELRSTAACKGVRRTRDGPFTLQNALIHHQWTASDVVQAIGQYHSKKKDPHTQIKNPAFQPTEGSTTTTKQQ